In one Musa acuminata AAA Group cultivar baxijiao chromosome BXJ2-5, Cavendish_Baxijiao_AAA, whole genome shotgun sequence genomic region, the following are encoded:
- the LOC103985908 gene encoding transcription factor RAX3-like: MGRAPCCDKANVKKGAWSPEEAAKLKAYIEEHGIGAYWLSLPHKIGLKRCGKSCRLRWLNYLRHNIKHGGFSEEEDQVICSLYISIGSRWSMIAAQLLGRTDNDIKNHWNTRLKKKLLGMQTEPSQSPCLPSQTLSASALQRMQLLYAFFLSNIPALGGKLLETSHQTLPQMEQEIQISMSQIVQEDMDCSWHGVHPLQYLMMETRV, from the exons ATGGGGAGAGCTCCTTGTTGTGACAAGGCTAACGTGAAGAAGGGAGCATGGTCACCTGAGGAGGCCGCAAAGCTGAAGGCTTATATTGAGGAGCATGGAATTGGAGCCTATTGGCTCTCACTGCCTCACAAGATTG GCCTGAAGAGGTGTGGGAAAAGCTGCAGGTTGAGGTGGCTTAACTATCTGAGGCACAACATCAAGCATGGTGGCTTTTCTGAGGAAGAAGACCAAGTCATATGTAGCCTCTACATAAGTATCGGAAGCAG GTGGTCAATGATTGCAGCCCAGCTGCTAGGGAGAACAGATAATGACATCAAGAATCATTGGAACACACGGCTGAAGAAGAAGCTACTTGGCATGCAAACAGAGCCATCACAATCTCCATGCCTTCCTTCACAAACCCTAAGTGCATCAGCCCTTCAAAGGATGCAGCTCCTGTatgctttcttcttgtccaaCATCCCTGCGCTGGGTGGCAAGCTTTTGGAGACATCTCATCAGACCCTACCGCAAATGGAACAGGAAATCCAGATCTCGATGAGCCAAATTGTACAAGAAGATATGGATTGTTCATGGCATGGAGTTCATCCTTTGCAGTACCTAATGATGGAAACGAGAGTATGA
- the LOC135611833 gene encoding pathogenesis-related protein PR-1-like — protein MAVRSELLLLCSVMIALVLVEGAEGGRRPRAGLAGQLLRSHNAARAAVGLPPLAWDARLARYAESYGGRRRRDCALAHSGGPYGENIFWGSGARWRPAQAAAAWVGERRWYHYRSNSCSAPECGHYTQIVWRSTRRLGCAMVSCSGRKGVLVVCEYDPPGNYIGERPY, from the coding sequence ATGGCGGTGCGCAGCGAGCTCCTGCTCTTGTGTTCCGTGATGATCGCGTTGGTTCTGGTGGAGGGGGCGGAGGGGGGGAGACGGCCGCGGGCGGGGCTGGCGGGGCAGCTGCTGCGATCGCACAACGCGGCGCGGGCCGCGGTGGGGCTGCCGCCGCTGGCCTGGGACGCGCGGCTGGCGCGGTACGCCGAGTCGTACGGCGGGAGGCGGCGGAGGGACTGCGCGCTGGCCCATTCCGGGGGGCCGTACGGGGAGAACATCTTCTGGGGGAGCGGGGCGCGGTGGCGGCCGGCCCAGGCGGCGGCGGCCTGGGTCGGGGAGCGCCGCTGGTACCACTACCGCTCCAACTCCTGCTCCGCCCCCGAGTGCGGCCACTACACCCAGATAGTGTGGCGGAGCACCCGGCGGTTGGGCTGCGCCATGGTGAGCTGCTCAGGGAGGAAGGGTGTGCTCGTGGTCTGTGAGTACGACCCCCCCGGCAACTACATCGGTGAAAGGCCTTATTga